The genomic DNA TTTATATAATTCTGGGGGTTTTAAAGAGGCTGCTCCTCAAATAGCTGAACCTACTTCAACTTCACTTGTCCCATTAACAAGCCCTTAAACAACATATATTTTAGATAAGAGGAGGATTTTTCTTGTGGTCAAACCATCATTATGGTCATTATCTTTCAAAACTTCAAGACTATATTCAACAACAAACCCAACGAATCGATCAATTAGAAGAAACGATAGTTGAACTAAAAGACCAACTTTCATCGATGCAAAATAACAACGGGAATGGAATAGAGAAAATAGAGTATCATTTTGATCAACTTAAGATTGAAACACTTGAGGGAACTTTAAATATCGGACTAACTCCTAATACACCTGGAGAGATAGAGGATTTTATAAATAGTGAAGAAGCGCTAGAGTCTTCACCACAAGTCATGAAAACTCATCCAAATCTTTTGCCAAAGATAAAACATCAAATGGAGCATTTTCTAAGAAAAGATTGCAACAACCTGATCCAAAGTAAAGCAAATGAATTACAGTACCCTATCGATGTTACGATGTACCCGTTTATTTTACAAGACATACAAAATCAACTGGATAATCGAATAATGAGTTATCTAAATCAAGTTACACCTCATCAAGTCCAAAAAGATGGTGAGGAGAAAGTCGTTCAACATATTTGTTCAACCATTCAAACAGACATCGAAAATGGTATTCATACATTTATGCAAAATATGCTTCAGAAGGGAATGTGACATTATGATCTTCAACGTCAATAACGGTGAATTGTGTGTAAATAACATTCAGATCGACGGTGTATCAACATCTTCTGTCGTATTGATCGGTGATACTGAACGAATTAGTTTATCCTCTACTTTTGATACACCTCCTGAGTCTTTAATTATCGGACCATTTGTGCCGTTTGCACCAGAATAATAAGGAAGTGAAGCACATGGTAAGAGTTTCTCATGTAGGTAAAATCGACCTCAATGCTTTATCCTTTACATCCACATTTGAGATTGGTGATTCGTGTCAGATTTTTGCTTTTTCAAGGGTATTTGCAGTTCAACGTCAAGAACAAATTTTTTACTCGGAAGAAGGAAACTTTTCCGAATTCCCTATTTTTAATAGATTATTGCCACATCTAGTAACAACTGAACCTATCGTAATGAGAAGGAATAATATAAGTAAAAAAATATGTGTTAATAACCTAGACATTCTTGGTGTATCAACTGCTTCTATACTTCATATTGGTTCAACAAGATGCATCATAAATGAATCGAGAGTAAAGCACATTCGACAACTCACCGAACCCAATGATCGAACATAAGCTAATTGTATTGCATATGATTATAATTAAGTAGAATTACTTGGAGGGTAGATGTTTATCTTTAGTATGACTACATTAAAAAAGGATACCTACACTCTTAAGTGCTAAGTAAACCCAATTCAAAGGGTGTTGAACATGCCTTCAATTATCGGTGGACCAATCAACATTAACAGTGTCAGCGGGATCGTTAATTTCGGTGATTCATTGAATACTTCTCCAAAGAGTGCTTCTAAACTCGTTACTGGTTCAGGGGGAGCTAATACTGGTAACTTCGTCAACACCAACAATGGCATTAGTTTAACAAACAACTTTGATCCAGATGTCGTCGATCAGCCCACTGTTGGAAATGTATAAGGAAGAAGGCAACACTTTCTTAGTGAGTCTTCTTCCTTATATGATTAGATTTTTTCAGTGTCACCAATTTTTCTGATGGCTGTTTACGAATCCATTTTAAAAATTTCTTTATTTGTTCATCCTCTCTTAGTGTACAAAGTGAATGTAACCGTGTTGACAATTCAACATTTGTATAGAGCGCATGAATTTGACGATGACAAGCTATACAAAGGTTAGCTACCTCACTGTGAGTGCCTCCCATTTCTTTTGGAATAAGATGATGAATTGTAGTCTCTACATCTCTTCTACCACATAACTCGCACACTCCAATAGCCTTGCTCTTCCCCATTTGATCAACTCCTTTTCCAATAACGCACATTATAGTCTTAGGAGTCATACATGAGATTAATACACTTATTTCTTTAATGTACTTAATATTGACTTAGATGAATGTTGTTATTTCAGAAGTTGATTAAATTTAACTATTCTCCTTATTGATTTTATGCTCGTTACTTAAAGTGCTTCGAGATGTACAGAACTTCCTTTCCCTGAAGGTTCAGCTGGTGTTACGATAAGCTTTCGTGGAAGTCGTTCCTTCAATTCAGGAACATGACTAATTACACCGACAGATAATTTTTGATTGTTTAACTTCTCTAACGAAGTAATTACCGTATCTAATAACTCTTGATCAAGTGTTCCAAACCCCTCGTCTAAGAAGAAAAACTCCAATGGATATTCTCCTCGCAACTGAATTTGTGCTGACAGAGATAAGGCTAACGATAATGATGTAAGGAATGTTTCACCTCCAGATAATGTCGATACCGGTCTTTTCACACCACCATTTGCATCATCTCGAATAATAAAACCACCTTCTGAATCTACTTCTATTGCATAACGTCCACGCGTTAATCTCTTTAGTCGATCAGATGCATCTTTACTCACATGGACAAGCTGTTCTTCAGCTACAAATTCAACGAATGCATTCCCTCTAAACACTTGCTGTAATTTCTTATTGCGCTCATTTACCTTTTCTAATCCTTTACCTTTAACATCTAACTGATGATAACGTTCAGCCTTTCGCTTTACATCTTGAAGCATTTCAAACATTGCACCTTTTCTCTCTTGTGCATTTGAAACTTCTTCTTGTAAGGTGTTGCGATGTAACTGCACCTGTTTCCATTGCTCATCTAGTAGTGTCCGACCTTGCAGTTCTTTCTTTACTTCAGAATAATTTGCCTTACATTGCTTCATCTGCTCATTATGTGAATCAATGGTATGTTGCCAACTTTCTTGTTCATCTTTCGATTTGATACAATCTTTTAATGACTCAACCGTTACAAATGATGAGTTACTAAATTTCTCATCCCACCTTTTTTCAGCAAGTCTTACACGATCACTAGCATGCTCATATGTTGATGTTGCAGATGCAGCCTTTGTTTGTATCTGATAATATTTTTCTTTCTCTTGCTGCCAAGTTTGATATGTTTGTTCCATATCTATATTTAATCTATCCATTGTTTGTTTCTTTTCAGTTAACTTACTTTCAACTTGGTCAACTTGAGCATACCTTTCGACCTTTTGAAGTAGACGATTAGCTTCACGTTCTTTTGACTCAATTGAAGTTTTAGCAATTGCTAGTTGCTGTTCACTTTGTACCGATTGCTGATGAAGGTGCTTGATCTCTTCCTCTTTCTCTTCTAAATAAGGCACACTTTTCTCAATTCGCATACGAAGGTCTACAATTAACTTATCGATTTCGTTTAATTTGTTATATCGACTACTTACTTCATCAATTATTAGATTAGGAAACTGCTTGATCCAATCTTTCGTCATTCTTTCAAGCTCTGCTTGTTTCAGAGTGCAGCGTTCTTCTTCAACTTTCAGATCTTTTTGTAGATGTACAATTCGACCTTCTCTTTCTTCAAATGCTTGTCTCGCTTCACGAGAAGTTCGAATTTGCTTTCTTATAGCCTCCTTTAACTCTAATACATCTTGGCCAAGTGCCTTATATTCTGTAGAAAAACTTTGGAATCCATTCTCAATGTCTTCTTCACTTAATTCGTTAACGATTGGCTTAATTTCTTGTTGAATTTGCAAAACTGGTGTCTTATCTTTCAGTACTTCAGTTAACTCTGCTGAACATTGTTCAAGTTGAAGTCGATATGAAGAAAGATGAATTTTCATATCCTCAAATTCACGAAGCAATTTTTCTAC from Bacillus solimangrovi includes the following:
- a CDS encoding AAA family ATPase; translation: MRPIQLSVAGLHSFREKQEVDFEALTSGGVFGIFGPTGSGKSSLLDAMTLALYGKVERAANNTQGIMNHAEDTLDVGLTFELGNAKATKRYRVERRFKRTGDVNLRSSSCRLLDLSEGETVVIAEKAGDVNESIQELLGLTIDDFTRAVVLPQGKFAEFLSLKGSDRRQMLQRLFHLEQYGDRLNQKLRERIQEAEVSIGQIEAEKNGLGDASKEALKLADEHLQEAEKQLIEKKGQLEKIESQFEEAKLVKQLQERKEQIEGVLSELQKQQFEIERLFEKLEKARQADLLSPYLEEFELANAQKEKADSEKTFIEKQYNKAKKLALESEQSYQKIKKQFDVEMPILTQEIEKLRVAVEEKQTLIQIQHEQKKLIEEINNRQNEVLKVQNQMKQAEHLQEKGLMRQKELQEKMNEIEIPVEERQQIQSAVLAKQAIEHQTQHVKELNERFQVRTDQYVQQKNALQSSEQQLQISNESLKQLFERNERIYTVIAERERELEKHATFITNVLHRKKAEFDKEKANQLANELVHQLEQGKPCPVCGSIEHPAPLQFNNSDVSQLIDYIQHVEKLLREFEDMKIHLSSYRLQLEQCSAELTEVLKDKTPVLQIQQEIKPIVNELSEEDIENGFQSFSTEYKALGQDVLELKEAIRKQIRTSREARQAFEEREGRIVHLQKDLKVEEERCTLKQAELERMTKDWIKQFPNLIIDEVSSRYNKLNEIDKLIVDLRMRIEKSVPYLEEKEEEIKHLHQQSVQSEQQLAIAKTSIESKEREANRLLQKVERYAQVDQVESKLTEKKQTMDRLNIDMEQTYQTWQQEKEKYYQIQTKAASATSTYEHASDRVRLAEKRWDEKFSNSSFVTVESLKDCIKSKDEQESWQHTIDSHNEQMKQCKANYSEVKKELQGRTLLDEQWKQVQLHRNTLQEEVSNAQERKGAMFEMLQDVKRKAERYHQLDVKGKGLEKVNERNKKLQQVFRGNAFVEFVAEEQLVHVSKDASDRLKRLTRGRYAIEVDSEGGFIIRDDANGGVKRPVSTLSGGETFLTSLSLALSLSAQIQLRGEYPLEFFFLDEGFGTLDQELLDTVITSLEKLNNQKLSVGVISHVPELKERLPRKLIVTPAEPSGKGSSVHLEAL
- a CDS encoding spore germination protein; protein product: MPSIIGGPININSVSGIVNFGDSLNTSPKSASKLVTGSGGANTGNFVNTNNGISLTNNFDPDVVDQPTVGNV
- the gerPC gene encoding spore germination protein GerPC is translated as MWSNHHYGHYLSKLQDYIQQQTQRIDQLEETIVELKDQLSSMQNNNGNGIEKIEYHFDQLKIETLEGTLNIGLTPNTPGEIEDFINSEEALESSPQVMKTHPNLLPKIKHQMEHFLRKDCNNLIQSKANELQYPIDVTMYPFILQDIQNQLDNRIMSYLNQVTPHQVQKDGEEKVVQHICSTIQTDIENGIHTFMQNMLQKGM
- a CDS encoding spore germination protein GerPE; the protein is MVRVSHVGKIDLNALSFTSTFEIGDSCQIFAFSRVFAVQRQEQIFYSEEGNFSEFPIFNRLLPHLVTTEPIVMRRNNISKKICVNNLDILGVSTASILHIGSTRCIINESRVKHIRQLTEPNDRT
- a CDS encoding HNH endonuclease; this translates as MGKSKAIGVCELCGRRDVETTIHHLIPKEMGGTHSEVANLCIACHRQIHALYTNVELSTRLHSLCTLREDEQIKKFLKWIRKQPSEKLVTLKKSNHIRKKTH
- a CDS encoding spore gernimation protein GerPD, translated to MIFNVNNGELCVNNIQIDGVSTSSVVLIGDTERISLSSTFDTPPESLIIGPFVPFAPE